A genomic stretch from Ictalurus punctatus breed USDA103 chromosome 2, Coco_2.0, whole genome shotgun sequence includes:
- the ramp2 gene encoding receptor activity-modifying protein 2: MSPHVSSPRLRPTWSPSFWVACMVLMFGRLQALVPSEATPPKRSEEQRGLGNTPLFPGVPTTPLTTTSVSTEEKPLSSPCDVYCSLCDEATLPTVQCYSEFLKICRLNLQNELDNVNSTDLCVWDKVKSPYNNFTMCSEGIAECLALPWPNRLVEDMFVEIHSSFFQECPIETLRDPPPNVIFALVMTPICLIPAMVVLVVLKTKNGDRRS, encoded by the exons TCGCCTGCATGGTTTTGATGTTCGGTCGGCTGCAGGCACTCGTTCCGAGCGAGGCCACTCCTCCCAAACGCTCAGAAGAACAACGCG GTTTGGGCAACACCCCCCTTTTCCCAGGAGTCCCGACCACACCGTTAACCACAACAA GCGTCAGCACTGAAGAGAAACCGCTCT CAAGCCCATGTGACGTATACTGCTCCTTATGTGACGAGGCTACACTACCGACGGTCCAGTGCTACTCTGAATTCCTTAAAATCTGCAGACTGAATTTACAGAATGAGCTGGATAATGTCAACTCCACCGACTTGTGCGTGTGGGATAAAGTGAAAAG TCCCTATAACAATTTCACCATGTGTTCGGAGGGCATTGCGGAGTGCTTGGCGCTCCCGTGGCCCAACAGGCTGGTGGAGGACATGTTTGTGGAAATCCACTCCTCCTTCTTCCAGGAGTGTCCCATCGAGACGCTTAGGGATCCGCCACCTAACGTCATCTTCGCCCTCGTCATGACCCCTATATGTCTTATCCCGGCCATGGTGGTGCTTGTCGTGCTGAAGACCAAGAACGGAGACAGAAGGTCATAA